A genomic segment from Burkholderia plantarii encodes:
- the acnB gene encoding bifunctional aconitate hydratase 2/2-methylisocitrate dehydratase — protein sequence MLENFRAHVAARAALGIPPLPLTAQQTAELVELLANPPAGEEQTLIDLITHRVPAGVDEAARVKAGFLAAVAKGETACALISRERATELLGTMLGGYNIQPLIELLSDDAVAAVAADALKKTLLMFDQFHDVKELADQGNTHAKAVLQSWADAEWFTSRPEVPQSLTITVFKVTGETNTDDLSPAPDATTRPDIPLHALAMLKNARPGITPEEDGKRGPVKFIESLKEKGHLVAYVGDVVGTGSSRKSATNSVLWFTGEDIPFVPNKRFGGVCLGGKIAPIFYNTMEDAGALPIELDVSQMEMGDVVELRPYEGKALKDGAVIAEFQVKSDVLFDEVRAGGRIPLIIGRGLTAKAREALGLAPSTLFRLPHQPADSGRGFSLAQKMVGRACGLPEGQGVRPGTYCEPKMTSVGSQDTTGPMTRDELKDLACLGFSADLVMQSFCHTAAYPKPVDVKTHQTLPNFISTRGGIALRPGDGVIHSWLNRMLLPDTVGTGGDSHTRFPIGISFPAGSGLVAFAAATGTMPLDMPESVLVRFKGKMQPGVTLRDLVNAIPLYAIKQGMLTVAKQGKKNIFSGRILEIEGLPDLKVEQAFELSDASAERSAAGCTVHLNKEPIIEYLNSNVTLLKWMIAQGYQDPRSLQRRIAAMEQWLADPQLLSPDADADYAAVIEIDLADIHEPIVACPNDPDDVKTLSDVAGAKIDEVFIGSCMTNIGHFRAASKLLEGKRDIPVKLWVAPPTKMDQKQLTEEGHYGVFGTAGARTEMPGCSLCMGNQAQVREGATVMSTSTRNFPNRLGKNTNVYLGSAELAAICSRLGRIPTREEYMADMGVLTANGDKIYQYMNFDQIEDFKEVADTVKA from the coding sequence ATGCTTGAAAACTTTCGTGCTCACGTGGCCGCCCGCGCCGCGCTTGGTATCCCGCCCCTGCCGCTGACGGCCCAGCAGACCGCCGAGCTGGTGGAACTGCTGGCGAATCCGCCCGCCGGCGAAGAACAGACGCTGATCGACCTGATTACCCACCGCGTGCCCGCCGGCGTCGACGAAGCCGCGCGCGTGAAGGCCGGCTTCCTGGCCGCCGTGGCCAAGGGCGAGACCGCCTGCGCGCTGATCTCGCGCGAGCGCGCGACCGAGCTGCTCGGCACCATGCTGGGCGGCTACAACATCCAGCCGCTGATCGAGCTGCTGTCCGATGACGCCGTGGCCGCCGTGGCCGCCGACGCGTTGAAGAAGACGCTGCTGATGTTCGACCAGTTCCATGACGTCAAGGAACTGGCCGACCAGGGCAACACGCACGCCAAGGCCGTGCTGCAGAGCTGGGCCGACGCCGAGTGGTTCACGAGCCGCCCGGAAGTGCCGCAAAGCCTGACCATCACCGTCTTCAAGGTGACCGGCGAAACCAACACCGACGATCTCTCGCCGGCGCCGGACGCCACCACGCGTCCCGACATCCCGTTGCACGCGCTGGCGATGCTGAAGAACGCGCGCCCCGGCATCACCCCGGAAGAAGACGGCAAGCGCGGCCCGGTGAAGTTCATCGAATCGCTGAAGGAAAAGGGCCATCTGGTCGCCTACGTGGGCGACGTGGTCGGCACCGGCTCCTCGCGCAAGTCGGCCACCAACTCGGTGCTGTGGTTCACGGGCGAGGACATCCCGTTCGTGCCGAACAAGCGCTTCGGCGGCGTGTGCCTGGGCGGCAAGATCGCCCCGATCTTCTACAACACGATGGAAGACGCCGGCGCGCTGCCGATCGAACTCGACGTGTCGCAGATGGAAATGGGCGACGTGGTCGAGCTGCGCCCCTATGAAGGCAAGGCACTGAAGGACGGCGCCGTGATCGCCGAGTTCCAGGTCAAGTCCGACGTGCTGTTCGACGAAGTGCGCGCCGGCGGCCGGATTCCGCTGATCATCGGCCGTGGCCTGACCGCCAAGGCGCGCGAGGCGCTGGGGCTGGCGCCGTCGACGCTGTTCCGCCTGCCGCATCAGCCGGCCGACAGCGGCCGCGGCTTCTCGCTCGCGCAGAAGATGGTCGGCCGCGCCTGCGGCCTGCCGGAAGGCCAGGGCGTGCGCCCGGGCACCTACTGCGAGCCGAAGATGACCTCGGTCGGTTCGCAGGACACCACCGGCCCGATGACGCGCGACGAACTGAAGGATCTGGCCTGCCTCGGCTTCTCGGCCGACCTCGTGATGCAGTCGTTCTGCCACACGGCCGCCTATCCGAAGCCGGTGGACGTGAAGACGCACCAGACGCTGCCGAACTTCATCAGCACGCGCGGCGGCATCGCGCTGCGCCCCGGCGACGGCGTGATCCACTCCTGGCTGAACCGCATGCTGCTGCCCGACACCGTCGGCACCGGCGGTGACTCGCACACGCGTTTCCCGATCGGCATCAGCTTCCCGGCCGGTTCGGGCCTGGTCGCGTTCGCGGCCGCCACCGGCACGATGCCGCTCGACATGCCGGAATCGGTGCTGGTCCGCTTCAAGGGCAAGATGCAGCCGGGCGTCACGCTGCGCGACCTCGTCAACGCGATTCCGCTCTACGCGATCAAGCAGGGCATGCTGACGGTGGCCAAGCAGGGCAAGAAGAACATCTTCTCGGGCCGCATCCTCGAGATCGAAGGGCTGCCGGACCTGAAGGTCGAGCAGGCGTTCGAGCTGTCGGATGCGTCCGCCGAGCGTTCGGCCGCCGGCTGCACGGTGCATCTGAACAAGGAACCGATCATCGAATACCTCAACAGCAACGTCACGCTGCTGAAGTGGATGATCGCGCAGGGCTACCAGGATCCGCGCAGCCTGCAGCGCCGCATCGCGGCGATGGAGCAGTGGCTGGCCGACCCGCAGCTGCTGTCGCCGGACGCCGACGCCGATTACGCCGCCGTCATCGAGATCGACCTGGCCGACATCCACGAGCCGATCGTGGCCTGCCCGAACGATCCGGACGACGTGAAGACGCTGTCGGACGTGGCCGGCGCCAAGATCGACGAGGTGTTCATCGGCTCGTGCATGACCAACATCGGTCACTTCCGCGCCGCCTCGAAGCTGCTGGAAGGCAAGCGCGACATCCCCGTCAAGCTGTGGGTCGCGCCGCCGACCAAGATGGACCAGAAGCAGCTGACCGAGGAAGGGCACTACGGCGTGTTCGGCACGGCCGGCGCGCGCACCGAAATGCCGGGCTGCTCGCTGTGCATGGGCAACCAGGCGCAGGTGCGCGAAGGCGCGACGGTGATGTCGACCTCGACGCGCAACTTCCCGAACCGCCTGGGCAAGAACACCAACGTGTACCTCGGCTCGGCGGAACTGGCGGCGATCTGCTCGCGTCTGGGCAGGATCCCGACCCGGGAAGAGTACATGGCCGACATGGGCGTGCTGACCGCGAACGGCGACAAGATCTACCAATACATGAACTTCGACCAGATCGAGGACTTCAAGGAAGTGGCGGATACGGTCAAGGCGTAA
- a CDS encoding TonB-dependent receptor, with amino-acid sequence MVAVASLLGAPRVVPAADVASPDSAAAAGAAGPPSTAAGPASGASGTATALPAIAIGATRASGAAGAADLSAPVATGSRLGLSSLDTPASVETLDGERVRERGDTTVTQAVTRAAGFAADAAPGNGGTAVSVRGFSGPESITTLYDGTRMLVGAGTVTFPADTWSAERIEVLRGPASVLYGEGGLGGVINVVPKAPRRERSTTLLVGAGAYGGKRVALDATGALGPMLSYRFYVNDDRQNGWVPRGESHMTSVGGALKLDVNPSLSFTLDYDFARQKPMTYFGVPVADGVLDAALARQNYNVGNASIAYYDRWARLDATWRATPGITVRNQLHAMLTDRHWHDSESYALQGDGSVLRSDYIEILHHERQLGDRLDTTFDGRLLGRQNRLVVGAEFNDVSFVDTSNSPFGGQSVVPASGFDPGVFSSPDPTVPVFRTHTHQAGVFAEDRIELTRRLSWISGLRYDHIDYHRDTFATPTAGAASFDKTFAHTSWRTGLVFSLTPDVSLYGQTTTGTDGVGSLITLSKSSSAFTLSTGDQWEAGMKQAFAGGRGSWTLAFYQIVKRNLLTTDPQHPDRTIQVGRQSSRGVEWTGALRLGGGWSIDANAALLRARYDSFDESVGGVSVSRNGNVPINIPQRTANLWVDWAFAPGWRAGAGLRYVGSTYGDTANTVRIPSYALVDASASWRASKNLTLSLYLHNLTNRIYTETSQNDGGEWLLGAPRSGGVSAAITF; translated from the coding sequence CCCGATTCCGCCGCCGCTGCCGGCGCCGCCGGGCCGCCCTCCACGGCCGCCGGGCCGGCATCGGGCGCGAGCGGCACGGCCACCGCGCTGCCGGCCATCGCGATCGGCGCCACGCGCGCGAGCGGCGCGGCCGGCGCCGCCGACCTGAGCGCGCCGGTCGCCACCGGCAGCCGGCTCGGGCTGTCGAGCCTCGACACGCCGGCCAGCGTCGAGACGCTCGACGGCGAGCGCGTGCGCGAACGCGGCGACACCACCGTCACGCAGGCCGTCACGCGCGCGGCCGGCTTCGCGGCCGACGCGGCGCCGGGCAACGGCGGCACGGCGGTGTCGGTGCGCGGCTTCAGCGGCCCCGAGTCGATCACCACGCTCTACGACGGCACGCGCATGCTGGTGGGCGCCGGCACCGTGACGTTCCCGGCCGACACCTGGTCGGCCGAGCGCATCGAGGTGCTGCGCGGGCCGGCCTCGGTGCTGTACGGCGAGGGCGGGCTGGGCGGCGTGATCAACGTGGTGCCGAAGGCGCCGCGGCGCGAGCGCTCGACCACGCTGCTGGTGGGCGCCGGCGCCTATGGCGGGAAGCGCGTCGCGCTCGACGCCACCGGCGCGCTCGGGCCGATGCTGTCGTATCGCTTCTACGTGAACGACGACCGCCAGAACGGCTGGGTGCCGCGCGGCGAGTCGCACATGACCTCGGTGGGCGGCGCGCTGAAGCTCGACGTGAACCCGTCGCTGTCGTTCACGCTCGACTACGATTTCGCGCGCCAGAAGCCGATGACCTACTTCGGCGTGCCGGTCGCGGACGGCGTGCTCGACGCCGCGCTCGCGCGGCAGAACTACAACGTCGGCAACGCGTCGATCGCCTACTACGACCGCTGGGCGCGCCTGGACGCGACCTGGCGCGCGACGCCCGGCATCACGGTGCGCAACCAGCTCCACGCGATGCTGACCGACCGCCACTGGCACGACTCGGAAAGCTACGCGCTGCAGGGCGACGGCAGCGTGCTGCGCAGCGACTACATCGAGATCCTGCATCACGAGCGGCAGCTGGGCGACCGGCTCGACACCACCTTCGACGGCCGTCTGCTGGGCCGCCAGAACCGGCTCGTGGTGGGCGCCGAGTTCAACGACGTGAGCTTCGTCGACACCAGCAACTCGCCGTTCGGCGGCCAGTCGGTGGTGCCCGCGTCCGGCTTCGATCCGGGCGTGTTCTCGAGCCCCGATCCGACCGTGCCGGTGTTCCGCACGCATACGCACCAGGCCGGCGTGTTCGCCGAGGACCGCATCGAGCTGACCCGCCGGCTGTCGTGGATCTCGGGCCTGCGCTACGACCACATCGACTATCACCGCGACACCTTCGCGACGCCGACGGCCGGCGCCGCGTCGTTCGACAAGACCTTCGCGCACACCAGCTGGCGCACCGGCCTGGTGTTCTCGCTGACGCCCGACGTGTCGCTGTACGGCCAGACCACCACCGGCACCGACGGCGTCGGCTCGCTGATCACGCTGTCGAAGTCGAGCAGCGCGTTCACGCTGTCCACCGGCGACCAGTGGGAGGCCGGCATGAAGCAGGCGTTCGCGGGCGGGCGCGGTTCGTGGACGCTCGCGTTCTACCAGATCGTCAAGCGCAACCTGCTCACCACCGATCCGCAGCATCCGGACCGGACCATCCAGGTCGGCCGGCAATCCTCGCGCGGCGTCGAGTGGACCGGCGCGCTGCGGCTCGGCGGCGGCTGGTCGATCGACGCCAACGCGGCGTTGCTGCGCGCGCGCTACGATTCGTTCGACGAGTCGGTGGGCGGCGTGAGCGTCTCGCGCAACGGCAACGTGCCGATCAACATTCCGCAGCGGACCGCGAACCTGTGGGTGGACTGGGCGTTCGCGCCGGGCTGGCGCGCGGGCGCCGGGCTGCGCTACGTGGGCTCGACCTACGGCGACACCGCCAACACGGTGCGGATCCCGTCGTATGCGCTGGTCGACGCGTCGGCCTCGTGGCGCGCCTCGAAGAACCTGACGCTGTCGCTGTACCTGCACAACCTGACCAACCGCATCTACACGGAAACCAGCCAGAACGACGGCGGCGAGTGGCTGCTCGGCGCGCCGCGCTCGGGCGGCGTGAGCGCCGCCATCACGTTCTGA
- a CDS encoding TetR/AcrR family transcriptional regulator has translation MDDRKTREDWLRAGLQALAEDGADGLRVMSVARRLNVTKGSFYWHFAGLDAYLGELAQYWERSHTQDAIDCVERLGGDAQTKLRHWLKGAAASDLALDRAIRSWALTHPSTRDVQLRVDGQRTAYLTTLLRGAGRSKAEAATLGRWAYWAFIGYSTLEGATVTEKEIDLILSVLIPVA, from the coding sequence ATGGATGATCGAAAAACCCGTGAAGACTGGCTGCGCGCCGGCCTGCAAGCACTCGCCGAGGACGGCGCCGACGGGCTGCGCGTGATGTCCGTCGCCAGGCGGCTCAACGTCACCAAGGGCAGCTTCTATTGGCACTTCGCCGGCCTCGACGCCTATCTCGGCGAACTCGCGCAGTATTGGGAGCGCAGCCACACCCAGGACGCGATCGACTGCGTGGAACGGCTCGGCGGGGATGCGCAGACCAAGCTGCGCCATTGGCTGAAGGGGGCCGCCGCGTCGGATCTCGCGCTCGACCGCGCGATACGCTCGTGGGCGCTGACGCATCCGTCGACGCGCGACGTGCAGTTGCGCGTCGACGGGCAGCGCACCGCTTACCTGACCACCCTGCTGCGCGGCGCCGGACGCAGCAAGGCCGAGGCCGCGACGCTGGGCCGTTGGGCGTATTGGGCGTTCATCGGTTATTCGACGCTCGAAGGCGCGACGGTGACCGAGAAGGAAATCGACCTGATTCTGTCGGTCTTGATTCCGGTGGCGTAG
- a CDS encoding ABC transporter substrate-binding protein produces MIMSMAMPALAAGHYAVTIHSCNRSVRFERAPAHAVSNDVNLTGMMLALGLRERMAGYTGIGGWKTATPALRAQLAGLPELARRYPALETLVAAGADLYVAGWNYGMRVGGPVTPESLARFGIASYELTESCSQVMPRPAASFDDVYADLRNLGAIFDVAPRAERQIAAMRARLDAVARALGPRAAPVRTFVYDSGGDKPFTAGRLAMPTALIRAAGGVNVMDDLAQSWAAVGWESVVARNPQAIVIVDYGAETAEQKIRHLTGNPALATIDAIRARRFVVIPYDAATPGVRNAEAVEAIARALHPDAFAARPDGAR; encoded by the coding sequence ATGATCATGAGCATGGCCATGCCCGCCTTGGCGGCCGGCCATTACGCGGTCACGATCCACAGCTGCAACCGCAGCGTCAGGTTCGAGCGCGCGCCGGCGCACGCGGTCAGCAACGACGTGAACCTGACCGGGATGATGCTCGCGCTCGGCCTGCGCGAGCGGATGGCCGGCTACACCGGCATCGGCGGCTGGAAGACCGCCACGCCCGCGTTGCGCGCGCAACTGGCCGGGCTGCCCGAGCTGGCGCGCCGGTATCCGGCGCTCGAGACGCTGGTGGCGGCCGGCGCCGATCTCTACGTGGCCGGCTGGAACTACGGCATGCGCGTGGGCGGTCCCGTCACGCCCGAGTCGCTCGCGCGCTTCGGCATCGCGTCCTACGAGCTGACGGAGTCGTGTTCGCAGGTGATGCCGCGCCCGGCCGCGTCGTTCGACGACGTCTACGCCGACCTGCGCAACCTCGGCGCGATCTTCGACGTGGCGCCGCGCGCCGAACGGCAGATCGCCGCGATGCGCGCGCGCCTCGACGCGGTGGCGCGTGCGCTCGGGCCGCGCGCCGCGCCGGTGCGGACCTTCGTCTACGACAGCGGCGGCGACAAGCCGTTTACGGCCGGCCGGCTCGCGATGCCGACCGCGCTGATCCGCGCCGCGGGCGGCGTCAACGTGATGGACGACCTCGCGCAGAGCTGGGCCGCGGTGGGCTGGGAGAGCGTGGTGGCGCGCAATCCGCAGGCGATCGTGATCGTCGATTACGGCGCCGAGACGGCCGAGCAGAAGATCCGCCATCTGACCGGCAACCCGGCGCTGGCCACGATCGACGCGATCCGCGCGCGGCGCTTCGTGGTGATCCCCTATGACGCCGCCACGCCCGGCGTGCGCAACGCCGAAGCGGTCGAGGCCATCGCGCGCGCGCTGCATCCGGACGCGTTCGCGGCGCGGCCGGACGGGGCGCGATAG
- a CDS encoding ABC transporter ATP-binding protein, whose translation MSRLQITKLDWRPAGRRARALLRRVTLDARPGELVGLIGPNGSGKTSLLRCAFRYERPHGGTIGVGGDDLWRLPPRLAAQRVAVVLQDPPDEFGLTVAQMVAMGHTPHKRMLDGDTAEDLARVARALAEVGLAGLGERPFATLSGGERQRALLARALVQRPEVLMLDEPTNHLDPRHQLALLALVRRLRITTLATIHDLNLAAAFCARLFVLAGGEIVASGTPHEVLTAPLLQSVYGVEAIVDRHPAGGYPRVTLLVDEEP comes from the coding sequence ATGAGCCGCCTGCAGATCACCAAACTCGACTGGCGCCCCGCCGGGCGCCGCGCCCGCGCGCTGTTGCGGCGCGTGACGCTGGACGCGCGGCCGGGCGAGCTGGTCGGCCTGATCGGGCCGAACGGCAGCGGCAAGACCAGCCTGCTGCGCTGCGCGTTTCGCTACGAGCGCCCGCACGGCGGCACGATCGGTGTCGGCGGCGACGACCTCTGGCGGCTCCCGCCGCGCCTCGCCGCGCAGCGCGTGGCGGTGGTGCTGCAGGACCCGCCCGACGAGTTCGGCCTGACGGTCGCGCAGATGGTGGCGATGGGGCATACGCCGCACAAGCGCATGCTCGACGGCGACACCGCCGAGGATCTCGCGCGCGTGGCGCGGGCGCTTGCGGAAGTCGGGCTCGCCGGGCTCGGCGAGCGGCCGTTCGCGACGCTTTCGGGCGGCGAGCGGCAGCGCGCGCTGCTGGCGCGCGCGCTGGTGCAGCGGCCCGAGGTGCTGATGCTCGACGAGCCCACCAACCATCTCGATCCACGCCATCAGCTCGCGCTGCTCGCGCTGGTCCGGCGCCTGCGCATCACCACGCTCGCGACGATCCACGACCTGAATCTCGCCGCCGCGTTCTGCGCGCGGCTGTTCGTGCTGGCCGGCGGCGAGATCGTGGCGAGCGGCACGCCGCACGAGGTGCTGACCGCGCCGCTCCTGCAATCCGTTTATGGCGTGGAGGCGATCGTCGACCGGCATCCGGCCGGCGGCTATCCGCGCGTCACGCTGCTCGTCGACGAGGAACCCTGA
- a CDS encoding DUF3820 family protein, giving the protein MQTPDLERLVTLEMPFGKYKGRLIADLPGHYLNWMAREGFPRGEIGRLLALMHELDHNGLKDLLEPLRKRR; this is encoded by the coding sequence ATGCAGACGCCCGACCTCGAACGCCTGGTCACGCTGGAGATGCCGTTCGGCAAGTACAAGGGCCGGCTCATCGCCGATTTGCCCGGGCATTATCTGAACTGGATGGCGCGGGAAGGATTTCCGCGCGGCGAGATCGGGCGGCTGCTCGCGCTGATGCACGAACTGGACCACAACGGCCTCAAGGATCTGCTGGAGCCGCTGCGCAAGCGGCGATGA
- a CDS encoding cation:proton antiporter, translating to MPHDVSLIALLAAGFGLAMIFGYLASLLKMPPLVGYLLAGIVIGPGTPGFVGDLALAQQLAEIGVMLLMFGVGLHFSLGDLLAVRKIALPGAVVQIAVATVLGGALALAWGWNLGAALVFGLALSVASTVVLLRALEGRGLVESVNGRIAVGWLVVEDLVMVLVLVLLPPLAGLLGGAPDGLAGAGGTHAAAPGGGLWGTLGLTFLKVAAFIALMLVVGKRVFPRILWLVARTGSRELFTLCMIAAAVGVAFGAAKLFDVSFALGAFFAGMMMRESEFSRRAADETLPLRDAFSVLFFISVGMLFDPAILVEQPLHVLEVALVVVIGKTLAAVALVLAFRYPLNTALTVGAGLAQIGEFSFILAGLGRTLGLLSADGQSLILAVALISISTNTLLFAAIEPALVWIRRHSAFARRLEARDDPLAALPMSTPQTHLTGQVVIVGYGRVGARIAQALDERGIACVVVEQNRETVEKLRADGAAAVSGDAIEPVVLVQAHIARAGMLVVTLPDTFDVRQIVEIARTLNPAIEIALCTNSGDEAALLTSEGVGTVFISETELARGMTEHVLARMGAARPKAAASPSHSH from the coding sequence ATGCCGCATGACGTCAGTCTGATTGCCTTGCTCGCGGCCGGCTTCGGGCTCGCGATGATCTTCGGTTACCTCGCCTCGCTGCTGAAGATGCCGCCGCTGGTCGGCTACCTGCTGGCCGGCATCGTGATCGGCCCGGGTACGCCGGGCTTCGTCGGCGATCTCGCGCTCGCGCAGCAGCTGGCCGAGATCGGCGTGATGCTGCTGATGTTCGGCGTGGGCCTGCATTTCTCGCTCGGCGACCTGCTCGCGGTGCGCAAGATCGCGCTGCCCGGCGCGGTCGTGCAGATCGCCGTGGCCACCGTGCTGGGCGGCGCGCTCGCGCTGGCCTGGGGCTGGAACCTCGGCGCGGCGCTGGTGTTCGGGCTCGCGCTGTCGGTGGCCAGCACCGTGGTGCTGCTGCGCGCGCTGGAGGGGCGCGGGCTCGTCGAATCGGTGAACGGGCGCATCGCGGTGGGCTGGCTCGTCGTCGAGGATCTCGTGATGGTGCTGGTGCTGGTGTTGCTGCCGCCGCTCGCCGGGCTGCTCGGCGGCGCGCCGGACGGCCTGGCCGGCGCCGGCGGCACGCACGCGGCGGCGCCGGGCGGCGGGCTGTGGGGCACGCTCGGGCTCACGTTCCTGAAGGTGGCCGCGTTCATCGCGCTGATGCTGGTGGTGGGCAAGCGCGTGTTCCCGCGGATTCTCTGGCTGGTGGCGCGCACCGGCTCGCGCGAGCTGTTCACGCTCTGCATGATCGCGGCGGCGGTGGGCGTCGCGTTCGGTGCCGCGAAGCTGTTCGACGTGTCGTTCGCGCTCGGCGCGTTCTTCGCCGGGATGATGATGCGCGAGTCCGAGTTCAGCCGGCGCGCCGCCGACGAGACGCTGCCGCTGCGCGACGCGTTCTCGGTGCTGTTCTTCATCTCGGTCGGCATGCTGTTCGATCCGGCGATCCTCGTGGAGCAGCCGCTGCATGTGCTGGAAGTGGCGCTGGTGGTGGTGATCGGCAAGACGCTCGCGGCCGTGGCGCTGGTGCTGGCGTTCCGCTATCCGCTCAACACCGCGCTGACGGTCGGCGCCGGGCTTGCGCAGATCGGCGAGTTCTCGTTCATCCTGGCCGGGCTCGGGCGCACGCTCGGGCTGCTGTCGGCCGACGGGCAGAGCCTGATCCTGGCCGTCGCGCTGATCTCGATCTCCACCAACACGCTGCTGTTCGCGGCGATCGAGCCGGCGCTGGTATGGATTCGCCGCCATTCCGCGTTCGCGCGGCGGCTCGAGGCACGCGACGATCCGCTCGCCGCGCTGCCGATGTCCACGCCGCAGACGCACCTGACCGGGCAGGTCGTGATCGTCGGCTACGGCCGCGTCGGCGCGCGCATCGCGCAGGCGCTGGACGAGCGCGGCATCGCCTGCGTGGTGGTGGAGCAGAACCGCGAGACGGTGGAGAAGCTGCGCGCCGACGGCGCGGCCGCCGTGTCCGGCGACGCGATCGAGCCGGTGGTGCTGGTGCAGGCGCACATCGCGCGCGCCGGGATGCTGGTGGTGACGCTGCCCGACACGTTCGACGTGCGGCAGATCGTGGAGATCGCGCGAACCCTGAATCCGGCGATCGAGATCGCGCTCTGCACCAACAGCGGCGACGAGGCCGCGCTGCTGACGAGCGAGGGCGTGGGCACCGTGTTCATCAGCGAGACGGAACTCGCGCGCGGCATGACCGAGCACGTGCTGGCGCGGATGGGCGCCGCGCGACCGAAGGCGGCGGCCTCGCCATCGCATTCGCATTGA
- a CDS encoding FecCD family ABC transporter permease, translating to MAIGLLLLVASMLVATGLGPVAIAPATVARVLAAHLAGHAAAGVAPGLDTIVWLIRLPRVLLGALVGAALAMVGVALQAATGHRMVDPHLLGVSSGASLGAVVATVWFGAAFGWLTLSGFAFAGALGATALVIALGARAGRLDSSRLLLSGVAVSFALMALTNLLIYLGDPRAAQSVLFWMLGGLGLARWSLLGAPAVCLVAGGLLLFGRRRELNALTSGDVAAAALGVDVSARRRELFVVGSLLTAACVAVSGAIGFVGLVVPHVCRRLFGAEHGRLLPLAALGGALALVWADVLARTLIAPDDLPIGVITALIGGALLVGLVRRG from the coding sequence ATGGCGATCGGCCTGCTGCTGCTCGTCGCGTCGATGCTCGTCGCGACCGGCCTCGGCCCGGTGGCGATCGCGCCGGCCACCGTGGCGCGCGTGCTGGCCGCGCATCTGGCCGGCCACGCGGCGGCCGGCGTCGCGCCTGGGCTCGATACGATCGTCTGGCTGATCCGCTTGCCGCGCGTGCTGCTCGGCGCGCTGGTGGGCGCTGCACTGGCGATGGTGGGCGTCGCGCTGCAGGCGGCCACCGGCCACCGGATGGTCGATCCGCACCTGCTCGGCGTCAGCTCGGGCGCCTCGCTCGGCGCGGTGGTGGCCACCGTCTGGTTCGGCGCCGCGTTCGGCTGGCTCACGCTGTCAGGGTTCGCGTTCGCCGGCGCGCTCGGCGCCACCGCGCTCGTGATCGCGCTTGGCGCGCGTGCCGGGCGGCTCGATTCGTCGCGGCTGCTGCTGTCGGGCGTGGCCGTCTCGTTCGCGCTGATGGCGCTCACGAACCTGCTGATCTATCTCGGCGATCCGCGCGCGGCGCAGTCGGTGCTGTTCTGGATGCTGGGCGGCCTCGGCCTCGCGCGCTGGAGCCTGCTCGGCGCGCCGGCGGTCTGCCTCGTCGCGGGCGGGCTGCTGCTGTTCGGCCGGCGCCGCGAACTGAACGCGCTGACGAGCGGCGACGTGGCCGCGGCGGCGCTCGGCGTGGACGTGTCGGCGCGGCGCCGCGAGCTGTTCGTGGTCGGCTCGCTGCTGACGGCCGCCTGTGTCGCCGTGAGCGGCGCGATCGGCTTCGTCGGCCTGGTGGTGCCGCATGTGTGCCGGCGCCTGTTCGGCGCCGAGCACGGCCGACTGCTGCCGCTCGCGGCGCTCGGCGGCGCGCTCGCGCTGGTCTGGGCCGACGTGCTCGCGCGCACGCTGATCGCGCCCGACGACCTGCCGATCGGCGTGATCACCGCGCTGATCGGCGGGGCGCTGCTGGTGGGGCTGGTGCGGCGCGGCTAG
- a CDS encoding SIR2 family NAD-dependent protein deacylase, which yields MMSSVSHGRPPRLYVFSGAGLSAESGIPTFRTGDGIWSSANLDKVCNFLTWRRNREAVFAFYNARIAEKRDAVPNDAHRMLAAWQDAWGTGRVRLVTQNIDDLLERAGARHVVHLHGDVHSLLCTACDCRFPKDGEHYRIDTACPACGEVEGVKPGVVFFNEAAPEYATLQRMQLEMTERDLFVAIGTAFQVVGPESLLPRERRLGHARNFLVDPAPSRPECFGTVEAVSASVGLRNLQARIEALMAE from the coding sequence ATGATGTCATCGGTATCGCATGGCCGGCCGCCGCGGCTCTACGTGTTTTCGGGCGCGGGCCTGTCCGCCGAGAGCGGGATTCCCACCTTCCGCACCGGCGACGGGATCTGGTCCAGCGCCAACCTCGACAAGGTCTGCAATTTCCTCACCTGGCGCCGCAACCGCGAGGCCGTGTTCGCGTTCTACAACGCACGGATCGCCGAGAAGCGCGACGCCGTTCCGAACGACGCGCACCGCATGCTGGCCGCCTGGCAGGACGCCTGGGGCACCGGGCGCGTGCGGCTCGTCACGCAGAACATCGACGACCTGCTGGAGCGCGCGGGCGCGCGGCACGTCGTGCATCTGCACGGCGACGTGCATTCGCTGCTCTGCACCGCCTGCGATTGCCGGTTCCCGAAGGACGGCGAGCATTACCGGATCGATACCGCCTGCCCGGCCTGCGGTGAAGTCGAGGGGGTCAAGCCGGGCGTGGTGTTCTTCAACGAGGCCGCGCCCGAGTACGCGACGCTGCAGCGGATGCAACTGGAGATGACCGAGCGCGACCTGTTCGTGGCGATCGGCACCGCGTTCCAGGTGGTCGGGCCGGAGAGCCTGCTGCCGCGCGAGCGGCGCCTCGGCCATGCGCGCAATTTCCTCGTCGATCCGGCGCCGAGCCGCCCGGAATGCTTCGGTACCGTCGAGGCGGTGTCGGCCAGCGTCGGGCTGCGGAATCTGCAGGCGCGCATCGAGGCGTTGATGGCCGAGTGA